One stretch of Chroococcidiopsis sp. CCMEE 29 DNA includes these proteins:
- a CDS encoding ribulose bisphosphate carboxylase small subunit: protein MCLASIRNESNGYSTAQSGAGNGHHPSSHLNPKAIAWIRDVLSQKFHIGIEQADTRRFRANSWSDCGVIKMTQEMEAIATLEQLLQSYPYQYVRLFSINPETRQRGSVLVIQQP, encoded by the coding sequence GTGTGCCTCGCCAGCATTCGCAATGAATCGAACGGATACTCAACGGCTCAATCTGGTGCTGGCAATGGTCATCATCCATCCTCGCACCTAAATCCCAAAGCGATCGCCTGGATTCGAGATGTATTGAGCCAGAAATTTCATATTGGCATTGAACAGGCGGATACCCGCCGATTTCGGGCAAATTCCTGGTCGGATTGTGGGGTGATTAAAATGACACAGGAAATGGAAGCGATCGCCACATTAGAACAGCTCTTGCAAAGCTATCCGTATCAATATGTGCGTCTGTTCAGCATCAACCCTGAAACTCGACAGCGAGGTAGTGTTTTGGTGATTCAACAACCGTAG
- the folE gene encoding GTP cyclohydrolase I FolE yields the protein MTLSISPDDIRQQAVMTESKSPVSEAEMRQALRTLLLGMGEDPDREGLRDTPKRVVKALKFLTSGYHQSLDELLNGAVFHEDANEMVLVRDIDLFSSCEHHILPILGRAHVAYIPDGKVIGLSKVARICEMYARRLQVQERLTHQIAEALQGLLKPQGVAVVVEATHMCMVMRGVQKPGSWTVTSSMKGAFADDARTRQEFMSLIRHTPAFH from the coding sequence ATGACGTTATCCATTTCGCCCGACGATATCCGCCAGCAAGCGGTGATGACTGAATCAAAATCGCCCGTCTCTGAAGCAGAGATGCGGCAAGCGTTACGGACGCTGCTATTAGGCATGGGTGAAGACCCTGATCGCGAAGGGTTGCGCGACACTCCCAAACGAGTCGTCAAAGCCCTCAAGTTCCTCACTTCTGGCTATCATCAATCCCTGGATGAGTTGCTGAATGGAGCCGTGTTCCACGAAGATGCCAATGAAATGGTATTGGTGCGTGATATTGATTTGTTTAGCTCCTGCGAACATCACATTCTGCCAATTTTGGGACGTGCCCATGTTGCCTATATTCCTGACGGTAAAGTGATTGGCTTATCTAAAGTGGCTCGGATTTGCGAAATGTATGCCCGTCGCTTGCAGGTACAGGAACGTTTGACCCATCAGATTGCTGAAGCTCTGCAAGGCTTGCTCAAACCTCAAGGCGTGGCAGTCGTTGTCGAAGCGACTCATATGTGCATGGTGATGCGCGGTGTGCAAAAGCCCGGTTCTTGGACAGTAACCAGTTCGATGAAAGGAGCGTTTGCTGACGATGCCCGCACCCGCCAGGAGTTTATGAGCTTGATCCGTCATACTCCGGCGTTTCACTAG
- the hisI gene encoding phosphoribosyl-AMP cyclohydrolase produces MNQDILWLETLKFNEIGLIPAIAQDYLDNTVLMMAWMNRASIQRTLETGEAHYWSRSRSELWHKGATSGHIQKVKAFYYDCDADTLLLKVEQVGNVACHTGARSCFFNPVSLPVR; encoded by the coding sequence ATGAATCAAGATATCCTTTGGCTAGAGACGCTTAAATTTAACGAGATAGGCTTGATTCCAGCAATTGCCCAAGATTATCTGGACAACACTGTTTTGATGATGGCATGGATGAACCGTGCATCGATTCAGCGAACCTTAGAAACGGGAGAAGCCCATTACTGGAGCCGCTCTCGTTCGGAACTTTGGCATAAAGGCGCAACCTCTGGACATATTCAAAAAGTCAAAGCATTTTATTATGACTGTGATGCCGATACGCTTTTATTGAAGGTTGAACAGGTGGGAAATGTTGCTTGCCATACGGGAGCCAGAAGCTGTTTCTTTAATCCAGTTTCACTTCCGGTGAGGTGA